One genomic region from Bufo bufo chromosome 3, aBufBuf1.1, whole genome shotgun sequence encodes:
- the TRAPPC3 gene encoding trafficking protein particle complex subunit 3 translates to MSRQTNRGTESKKMNSELFNLTYGSLVAQLCKDYENDEDVNKQLEKMGYNIGVRLIEDFLARSNVGRCNDFRETADVIAKVAFKMYLGITPTITNWSPAGDEFSLILENNPLVDFVELPDNHSNLIYSSMLCGVLRGALEMVQMAVDVKFAQDTLKGDSVTEIRMKFIRRIEDNLPAGEE, encoded by the exons AACTCTGAGCTCTTCAACTTGACCTATGGATCCCTGGTTGCACAGCTATGCAAAGACTATGAAAATGACGAAGATGTCAATAAACAGCTAGAGAAAAT GGGCTACAACATAGGTGTGAGGCTGATTGAAGATTTTTTGGCTCGGTCTAATGTTGGAAGGTGCAATGATTTTCGAGAAACGGCTGATGTTATAGCGAAG GTGGCATTTAAAATGTACCTGGGAATCACACCTACTATAACAAACTGGAGCCCTGCTGGTGACGAATTCTCCCTCATCCTGGAAAACAATCCTCTTGTAGACTTTGTTGAGCTGCCTGATAATCATTCCAACCTTATCTATTCCAGTATGCTGTGTGGGGTTCTGCGAGGAGCACTGGAAATG GTACAAATGGCAGTTGACGTTAAATTTGCTCAGGACACGCTGAAAGGCGACAGTGTGACAGAAATTCGAATGAAGTTTATTCGGAGGATTGAGGACAACTTACCTGCAGGAGAGGAGTGA